A region of Curvibacter sp. AEP1-3 DNA encodes the following proteins:
- the folD gene encoding bifunctional methylenetetrahydrofolate dehydrogenase/methenyltetrahydrofolate cyclohydrolase FolD: MTASTTAQIIDGNALAAQLRSDVARRTEALKARGLTPGLAVVLVGDNPASQVYVRNKVKACSDAGLHSVLEKYEASMTEAELLARVEALNNDPSIHGILVQLPLPAHIDANKVIESIAPTKDVDGFHIASAGALMVGQPGFWPCTPYGCMKMLESIGYDLRGKHAVVIGRSNIVGKPMAMMLLQKSATVTMCHSATSDLKAMTLQADVIVAAVGKRNVLTADMVKPGAVVIDVGMNRNDEGKLCGDVDYAGVSQVAGYITPVPGGVGPMTITMLLVNTMESAERDAAARGLV, encoded by the coding sequence ATGACTGCTTCCACTACTGCCCAGATCATCGACGGCAATGCCCTCGCCGCCCAACTCCGCTCCGACGTTGCCCGCCGCACCGAAGCACTCAAGGCCCGCGGCCTCACGCCGGGTCTGGCTGTGGTTCTGGTTGGCGACAACCCTGCTTCTCAGGTCTATGTGCGCAACAAGGTGAAGGCTTGCTCCGATGCGGGCTTGCATTCGGTGCTGGAGAAGTACGAAGCCAGCATGACCGAAGCTGAGTTGCTCGCCCGGGTAGAGGCACTCAACAACGACCCGTCTATCCATGGCATCTTGGTGCAGCTGCCCTTGCCCGCACACATTGATGCCAACAAGGTCATCGAATCCATCGCTCCTACCAAAGACGTGGACGGCTTTCACATCGCCAGCGCCGGCGCGCTGATGGTTGGACAACCCGGTTTCTGGCCCTGCACTCCTTACGGCTGCATGAAGATGCTGGAGAGCATCGGTTATGACTTGCGTGGCAAGCATGCCGTGGTGATCGGCCGCTCCAATATCGTGGGCAAACCCATGGCCATGATGTTGCTGCAAAAAAGCGCCACGGTCACCATGTGCCACAGCGCAACATCCGACCTCAAAGCGATGACTTTGCAAGCCGATGTGATTGTGGCGGCGGTGGGCAAGCGCAATGTACTGACAGCCGACATGGTCAAGCCAGGTGCCGTGGTCATCGATGTGGGCATGAACCGCAACGACGAGGGCAAGCTTTGCGGCGATGTGGACTACGCTGGCGTCAGCCAGGTGGCCGGGTACATCACTCCGGTGCCCGGCGGCGTGGGCCCCATGACCATCACCATGCTGCTGGTCAACACCATGGAATCTGCAGAGCGTGACGCCGCTGCGCGTGGCCTTGTTTAA